One Terriglobia bacterium DNA window includes the following coding sequences:
- a CDS encoding molybdopterin molybdotransferase MoeA, whose protein sequence is MEPIVLSFEDARRRVEQAASEVHTPEAEECQLLRCGGRVLAETVLADRDFPPFPRATRDGYALRAATVATVPARLKLVGEIRAGGPPQSLEIHERECVEIMTGAPVPGSADAVVMVEHTSRTGGTVEIQRRVVAGENIVPAGAEAKRGDALLRSGTRLSPAAVAVAGSCGRRELHVFKRPRVAILSTGDELVDIAAVPAANQIRNSNSYSLAAQVNAAGGVPVVLPIAPDEVRQLRRLVQEGLASELLLMSGGVSMGKYDLVEQALHELGAEFFFTGAQIQPGRPVVFGRAPARSGAQPTYFFGLPGNPVSTMVCFELFARAMVEALGGAKAHKMMFTQARLKSDVKVKTGLTRFLPAILSGEYERTEVELVRWQGSGDMAATARANCYLVVPPDREKLAAGEMVSILPAE, encoded by the coding sequence ATGGAGCCGATCGTTCTCTCGTTCGAAGACGCGCGGCGCCGCGTCGAGCAGGCCGCCTCCGAGGTGCATACGCCGGAGGCTGAAGAGTGTCAACTGTTGCGCTGCGGCGGGCGCGTGCTGGCGGAAACCGTGCTCGCCGACCGCGATTTCCCGCCCTTCCCGCGTGCCACGCGCGATGGATATGCTCTGCGCGCCGCCACTGTCGCCACGGTTCCGGCCCGCCTAAAGCTGGTGGGCGAAATCCGCGCCGGAGGGCCGCCGCAGTCGCTGGAAATCCACGAGCGCGAGTGTGTCGAAATCATGACCGGCGCGCCCGTGCCCGGCAGCGCCGACGCTGTGGTGATGGTGGAACACACGTCCCGCACGGGCGGCACGGTCGAGATCCAGCGCCGTGTCGTCGCCGGAGAAAATATCGTCCCGGCGGGCGCTGAAGCCAAGCGCGGCGACGCGTTGCTGCGATCCGGGACGCGCCTCAGTCCCGCGGCGGTCGCCGTGGCCGGATCGTGCGGGCGTCGCGAATTACACGTCTTCAAGCGCCCGCGGGTGGCGATTCTGTCCACCGGGGACGAGTTGGTGGACATCGCGGCCGTACCCGCCGCCAACCAGATCCGCAATTCAAACAGCTACTCGCTCGCCGCACAGGTGAACGCCGCGGGTGGTGTGCCGGTCGTACTGCCGATCGCGCCCGACGAAGTGCGCCAATTACGACGCCTCGTGCAGGAGGGACTGGCCAGCGAGCTGCTGCTGATGTCCGGCGGCGTGAGCATGGGCAAGTACGACCTGGTCGAACAGGCGCTGCACGAATTGGGCGCGGAATTTTTCTTTACCGGCGCTCAGATCCAGCCCGGACGCCCGGTAGTCTTCGGGCGCGCACCCGCACGCAGCGGAGCACAGCCGACCTACTTCTTTGGCTTGCCTGGAAACCCGGTGTCGACGATGGTGTGCTTCGAGTTGTTCGCGCGCGCCATGGTGGAAGCGCTCGGTGGCGCCAAGGCGCACAAGATGATGTTCACGCAGGCGCGCCTGAAGTCCGATGTGAAGGTCAAGACCGGGCTAACGCGCTTCCTGCCGGCGATCCTCAGCGGCGAATACGAGCGCACTGAGGTCGAACTAGTGAGGTGGCAAGGGTCCGGCGACATGGCCGCCACCGCGCGCGCCAACTGCTACCTGGTGGTCCCGCCCGATCGCGAGAAGCTTGCTGCCGGAGAGATGGTGTCCATCCTGCCGGCGGAATGA